The Chryseobacterium indicum genome contains a region encoding:
- a CDS encoding polysaccharide biosynthesis C-terminal domain-containing protein: MIYSTNKWGSEGKGIISLVIADLTLISFFANVFVGSSMSYFAKRYRTEAILPFAYIWAVLMGILIPLIFSFNHASEYLIYLIGLSVSSSLLAANVNLFVGQQNIKMFNLYTALQQIVHIIFILIIVYLVKVNSVTVYFVAQIASLGVLFIASGLQIFRHCNMRRISFSGKVGGKLLDYGWKTQLSAFLQFLNNRLSFYFLEYFKGIVSVGIFSVGIAFSEAIWTVSRSLSVILYSDVVNNKNSNDAIEKTKVSLRISFLITLVFITIMLLIPGQIYSMIFGRDFSKTKEIILFLSPGILAIAVSNIIGYYFAGINKLRILNVKSLIGLIFTIISSFYIIPRWGIRGACIITSVSYCISSGILFWRFYQMTKFRFQDFILSKAEINLLLNKVLKKNRTLK; the protein is encoded by the coding sequence GTGATTTATTCTACAAATAAATGGGGAAGTGAAGGCAAAGGGATTATTTCACTGGTGATTGCGGATCTTACCCTGATCAGTTTTTTTGCTAATGTTTTTGTGGGAAGCAGCATGAGCTATTTTGCCAAAAGATATAGGACAGAAGCTATTTTACCTTTTGCCTACATTTGGGCTGTTTTAATGGGGATTTTAATACCGCTCATTTTTAGTTTTAATCATGCCTCAGAATATTTAATATATCTTATCGGGCTTTCTGTCTCATCATCCTTGTTAGCGGCGAACGTCAATTTATTTGTTGGTCAGCAGAATATTAAAATGTTCAATTTATATACAGCTTTACAGCAAATTGTTCATATTATTTTTATTTTAATTATTGTTTATCTTGTTAAAGTAAATTCTGTAACGGTTTATTTTGTAGCACAAATAGCCAGTTTGGGAGTTCTGTTTATAGCGAGCGGCTTACAGATTTTTAGACATTGTAATATGAGACGAATTTCATTCTCCGGAAAAGTTGGCGGGAAATTATTGGATTATGGATGGAAGACTCAGCTGAGTGCTTTCTTACAGTTTTTAAATAACAGGCTATCATTTTATTTTCTTGAATATTTTAAAGGAATTGTAAGTGTGGGGATTTTTTCGGTAGGTATCGCTTTTTCAGAAGCAATTTGGACGGTTAGCCGAAGCCTTTCCGTTATACTTTATTCAGATGTCGTGAACAATAAAAACTCCAACGACGCTATCGAAAAGACAAAAGTTTCGTTAAGAATCAGTTTTTTAATTACATTGGTTTTTATAACCATAATGCTGCTCATTCCGGGGCAGATATATTCCATGATTTTCGGAAGAGATTTTAGTAAAACCAAAGAGATTATTCTTTTTCTTTCTCCCGGAATTCTGGCAATCGCGGTAAGTAATATTATTGGTTACTATTTTGCAGGGATTAACAAATTAAGAATCTTAAATGTAAAATCTTTAATAGGACTTATTTTTACAATAATATCTTCATTTTACATCATTCCTAGATGGGGAATTCGCGGTGCATGTATTATTACCTCTGTATCATACTGCATTTCTTCCGGCATTCTGTTTTGGAGATTTTATCAGATGACGAAATTTCGTTTTCAGGATTTCATTCTTTCTAAAGCAGAAATTAATTTACTTTTAAATAAAGTCCTGAAGAAAAATAGAACTCTCAAATAA
- a CDS encoding glycosyltransferase has product MQKILFLTTVHRYDDDRIFHHQAKTLRDAGNVVKICSLSSEFKGNVDGVEIESFSILGKSRDEKIKTFERICNAFQPDCIICSEPLAVIAAGKVKKQKKISIVYDITEWYPSMRMVENFSFPLNVIHALKFFLFQLYAGFVSTHFIFGENTKKFPLAYFFPFKKLITLPYYPDDSYIHQNIKKLEENKICLCYTGQFSEEKGIGNFFAAVDCLRKKKPELKISILLIGASRKKKDEQYFSDQLNKYQFSHITIEKSASFNAFSKAYSEADICFDLRTMNYENHHCLPIKIFYYMASGKPVIYTDLKAIRQHLDISKVGFLVNPKDSEGIANNILTYIQNPELYSLHAKNARWIYEKKYNWDIIKNSFLNFINNPTK; this is encoded by the coding sequence ATGCAGAAAATACTTTTTTTAACCACTGTTCACCGATATGACGATGACAGAATATTCCACCATCAAGCAAAGACATTGCGGGATGCCGGAAATGTTGTTAAAATTTGCAGTCTTTCTTCAGAATTCAAGGGTAATGTCGATGGCGTTGAAATAGAGTCTTTTTCGATCTTGGGAAAAAGCAGAGATGAAAAAATCAAAACTTTCGAAAGGATATGCAATGCTTTTCAGCCCGATTGTATTATTTGTTCTGAGCCGTTGGCGGTGATTGCAGCCGGAAAGGTTAAAAAACAGAAAAAAATCAGTATTGTATATGATATTACGGAATGGTACCCATCGATGAGAATGGTAGAAAATTTTTCTTTTCCTTTAAATGTCATTCATGCTCTTAAATTCTTTCTGTTTCAGTTATATGCAGGATTTGTGAGTACTCATTTTATTTTTGGTGAAAATACCAAAAAATTTCCGCTGGCTTATTTTTTTCCTTTTAAAAAGTTAATAACCCTGCCTTATTATCCTGATGACAGTTACATTCATCAGAATATTAAAAAACTTGAAGAAAATAAAATCTGCCTTTGTTATACAGGTCAGTTTTCAGAAGAAAAAGGAATCGGAAATTTTTTTGCTGCTGTGGATTGTTTAAGAAAGAAAAAGCCTGAGCTCAAGATCTCAATTCTTTTAATTGGCGCTTCAAGAAAAAAAAAAGATGAACAGTACTTTTCTGATCAGCTTAATAAATATCAGTTTAGTCATATTACAATTGAAAAGTCTGCCTCATTCAACGCTTTTTCCAAAGCCTATTCTGAAGCCGATATTTGTTTTGATCTTAGGACTATGAATTATGAAAATCATCATTGTCTGCCGATTAAAATATTTTATTACATGGCTTCCGGAAAGCCTGTGATTTATACAGATCTTAAAGCAATACGTCAACATCTTGATATTTCGAAAGTTGGTTTTCTGGTAAATCCCAAAGATTCTGAAGGTATTGCAAATAATATTCTTACCTATATTCAAAATCCTGAATTATATTCGCTTCATGCGAAAAATGCGAGATGGATTTATGAAAAAAAATACAACTGGGATATTATTAAAAATTCATTCTTAAACTTCATCAATAATCCAACGAAATAA